Proteins encoded together in one Pelodiscus sinensis isolate JC-2024 chromosome 33, ASM4963464v1, whole genome shotgun sequence window:
- the LOC142823316 gene encoding succinate dehydrogenase assembly factor 1, mitochondrial-like, protein MVSCPVQIAAGAGPLHINAGPCLVVLAPRGLGGPPRRTMARHSKLQKHVLSLYRQFLRTGREKPGFLPRIQAEFRKNASIPRADVMHIEYLLRRGQRQLAQLRDANTRQMGTFVQAKPEEQ, encoded by the exons atggtttcctgtccagtgcagatcgccgctggtgcgggacctctgcatataaacgctgg cccctgcctcgtggtgctggccccccgtggcctgggcgggccccccaggcgcaccatggcccggcatagcaagctgcagaagcacgtcctgagcctatacaggcagttcctgcgcaccggccgggagaagccgggattcctgcctcgcatccaggccgagttccggaagaacgccagcatcccccgggccgacgtgatgcacatcgagtatctgctccgccgtggccagaggcagctggcgcagctccgagacgcgaacaccagacagatgggcacctttgtccaagccaaaccggaggagcagtga